A genomic stretch from Thermomonospora umbrina includes:
- a CDS encoding sulfite exporter TauE/SafE family protein yields MTGAEAAVLLAAGAGAGVINTIVGAGTLVTFSVLLAMGYPPVTASVINAVGVLPGSVSGAIGYRRRLPHDRRLLTLITLVGVYGASVGAAALLILPARSFSTIAAVCIFIACLLMLIPSGRSGAAPTTATTPTSASHAQAAEQERIPGAEGRRERCAPRVPLIGGTLICAVYGGFFAAGIGVLLFAMLKVVMPHVSLHGIQALKMWAGTCINGTAVTFFVLAGHVLWVPAACIGVGALLGGWAGAVIAQRMPRRLLRAMIFAVGIFSALNLLV; encoded by the coding sequence GTGACAGGGGCCGAAGCAGCGGTACTTCTCGCCGCCGGGGCCGGCGCGGGCGTCATCAACACGATCGTCGGCGCCGGGACCCTCGTCACCTTCTCCGTCCTCTTGGCCATGGGGTATCCCCCGGTGACGGCCAGCGTCATCAACGCCGTCGGCGTCCTGCCGGGTTCCGTATCCGGGGCCATCGGATATCGTCGACGCCTTCCGCATGATCGCCGCCTGCTTACGTTGATCACCCTGGTAGGCGTCTACGGCGCATCCGTTGGGGCCGCCGCTCTGCTCATCCTCCCCGCCCGGTCGTTCTCTACCATCGCCGCCGTGTGCATATTCATCGCATGCCTGCTCATGCTCATCCCGTCGGGTCGATCCGGCGCCGCGCCCACCACGGCCACGACTCCGACGAGCGCCTCTCACGCACAAGCCGCGGAACAAGAGAGAATTCCCGGCGCAGAAGGACGCCGGGAACGCTGCGCACCCAGAGTCCCGCTCATCGGCGGAACACTCATATGCGCCGTCTACGGCGGCTTCTTTGCTGCGGGCATTGGCGTGCTGCTGTTCGCCATGCTGAAAGTGGTCATGCCTCACGTGTCGCTACATGGCATCCAGGCACTGAAAATGTGGGCCGGAACTTGCATCAACGGAACCGCCGTCACCTTCTTCGTGCTCGCCGGCCACGTGCTCTGGGTGCCCGCGGCGTGCATTGGCGTAGGTGCGCTGCTGGGCGGCTGGGCCGGAGCGGTCATTGCCCAGCGGATGCCGCGCCGTCTACTGCGGGCCATGATCTTCGCCGTCGGAATCTTCTCGGCGCTCAACCTCCTGGTCTGA